The DNA region GGCGTTTACTACATCATCTTCTCGTTGCAATACCATCCTGAGCCACCCGATGCGCGCGTCTTCTCCATTAAAGCGGATGGGAGTGTCAGCGAGGGCAAACTGGAGCTGATCGATTGAGGCTGGCGAGCGGAGAGGCCTGGCTGCTGGCTTCCAGTTTCCCCGCCTCCCCCTCTTCTTCCCCAGCAGGACCCGCTCGCAGCCCAATGCTAAAACGAGGAACGCTCTAGCTGAGCAAAGAAGCGCTCTAGCTTGTGAGGATCAAGGCGGCCTTCGGTGCGTACTGAGCTGCAGAGATCGATACCAAAGGGGGCAACCTCCTCAATCGCAGCACGGACGTTCTCGGCGCTGAGGCCGCCCGCCAGAAAAACCGGAATAGGAACGGCCTCGCGAATGCGCCGACTAATTTTCCAATCGTGCACCTGGCCAGTACCCCCCAAGATCTTGACCGGTAGATTGGGCTGACCTGAATCGAGCAGCAGCGCATGGACAAAGGGAGCGACCTCCAGGACTTCCTCCAGGGCCTCCGGGCCGCGTACATGAATCACCTGCACCAGCCTAATGCCAGGCAGTGCCGCGCGCAGGCGCTGATGGCTACCCGGTGGTAAGCGATCGACAAGCTGCAGCGTATTGGTACGACAACGGCGCTGCTGCTCGATGATCGCTTCGGCATCCTGCAGGCTGGTCAACAGAAAGGAAGCGATCGGCGGCGGAATGCTCTCAGCGATCTCGGTGATCAACTCCTCCGCGATGACCCCTGGTCCGCTGGGCATGTGCGAAACCAGTCCCAGAGCATCGGCGCCGTAGCTGATCGCCAGCTGCGCCTCCTCCTTGCTGCCAATACAACAGATCTTCACACGTGGCCTTGAGACAGCTTCCATAGAAAACGTGCCGCCGGGGACTCCTGGAGGAATCCAGGGGAAAAAGGCGGCTTCCTCCTTTCTCTCGCTATAGGATTGACCCCTTCAGCCCTCCTGTGATCTCCCCCTCCCGAGGCCAAAGGCGCTGACCAGAAGGTCAGCAACGGCTTCGTCTCACCGTGCAACAGGGTGGGAGCGGGCCAACCCGGCCACGGTGCTCTTCTGTCCTGCGGAGCAGTGGACTGCTGTCGACGTGGCCTCGAAGCCTGAGCCGAAGAGGCTGCGGACAAGCCCCTGGCTTGAGCCAGGGGTCGTTGATCGTTATGAGCGCGTTCCTTTCTCCCGCTGCTCTGCTTTCTCTCAGAGAAGACAGAGCATAGCGCCCTGGCCCAGCCTATCGCCTATCTTGTTTGGGAGCGGGTCGAGTCAAGCATTGCCGAAGAAAAGAGCTGCTAGAAAGACGAGTATACCACTACCGATAACCTGTACAATAGAGACCAGCCATTTCGTTCCAAAGTAGCGGTGGCGGATAGCGGCAATGGCGAGCAGTTCCGCAGCGACCACCAGATAGGCAGTCGCCAGAGCAAGCTGCAGGTGGGTGATCAAGAAAGGCAGCGTATGGAGAGAGCCGCCCACAAAGGTCATCAACCCCGTGATAGCGCCGCGGATGATGGGACTACCGCGCCCAGTCAAGACGCCGTCGTCCGAGAGCGCCTCCGAGAAGGCCATACTGATTCCGGCACCGGTAGCTGCAGCCAGACCGACCAGGAAGGCCGTGAAAGGACGGTGGGTAGCGAAAGCTGTAGCGAAGATGGGGGCCAACGTAGAAACTGACCCATCCATCAGCCCGGCCAGGCCAGGCTGGACCACGCGCAGCAAGAAGTGGCGGGAATCCGTATTGTTAGAGGCGATCCCGCGCAGAATCTCGGCCAGCTCGATCTTCACCCGCTCCAGCTCTGATGAAGGCCGGTGCTGTAAGACCTCATTCATCTCGGCTGACAGATCTTCCTGCGCGGCTGTCACCGCGCCTGCTCGTCGTGTCTCGGTCTCCGGGTTGTGTGGCATAAAAAGACTCCCCCTACCATACCGGTAATCTGGTTGCCGATTGCTCAGCTCGTGGGCAATCGGCTCAATCCTCCGTTGATTCTGCCTGCGCGCGCTGACGGCAGGCGGTGCACAGGCCATAGAGCCGTACCTCATGTGAGTGCAGCTCTATACCCGCGGCCAGCGCTGCCAGGCGAAGCGCCTCCTCCGAGAGGCGCACCTCGACAGGCAGATCGAGAAGAGCGCCGCAAGCCGTGCAGATCGCGTGATCGTGGCGCTCGATGTGCCCGTCGTATCGACAGGCCTCATCACTGCGCCCCAACTCGCGAATCAGCCCTTGCTGCGCCAGGCTGTGCAGGATACGGTACACACTCGCCACCCCAATGCGGGGGCGCACTTTGCGCACAGCCTCGTACACCTCCAGGGCTGTCGGGTGGTTGTGGCTGCTGCGTACGACCTCCAGAACTGCCTGGGCGTTGGCGTTCAGGGTCTCTTTCATAGCTGCCCGCTGATCCTTCTCTTGGACCCAGATATTAGGGTCACCTAATAATGATAATCATTATCAATTTCCCTATCAGGATTATATGCCCGGCCTAGGGACCTTGTCAAGAGGGAGGCAAGAGCAGGCAGCAGAGGGAGGGGGCTGTGGGGGAGCACAAGCATGGGCGGGAGAAGGATGATCGAGTGATGGGAGGGGGGCCTGCTAGCAGCTCAGTCATCTCCAGGAGGCAGCGCCCCGCTCGGAGAGCGAGGCGCGCCGGGAGAGAGCGTTGCAAGCGGGCACCTCCGACTCGCCCGCCGCGACTCTCAATCAAAAGATGCCTCTTTAGCGATGTGAAGGGCGCAAAGCGGCCACCAGCATCGCCACCAGGCTCAGAACGAACGACACCAGGAATGCTGAGTGCAAGCCGTGCATAAAGGTGGCCAGAGCTGAAGGGAACTGGCCCATACCGCCGCCGTAGATGAAGACCTGCATCACCGCTCCCATTGGGACCCCCTTCAGCGCCAGCGGAAAGACAATAGCAATACTGAGCATCTGGCCAGTATTATTAAGCATGCCCAGCAGTCCCGAGGCGGCCCCGCGCTGATGAGGTGGCACCGAGCTCATAATCGCGTTCGTATTGGGCGAGACAAAGAAGCCGGAGCCACCGCCCATCATAGCCATATAGAGCGAAAGCAGCCAGAACGGTGTCGTAGGCGTAATAGTCGTCAAGCCCAGCAGGCCCAAGGCTGAGACGGCCAGACCGATGGGGGTCAGAATACGCGACCCAATGTGGTCCGAGAGGCGGCCACTCAGCGGACCGATGATCATGAAGGCTGCCCCGAAGGGAGCAAGCATCAGCCCGGCAGTCAGTGGATCTTTCCCGTAGGGTCCCTGAAGAAAGAAGATCAACAAGAAGAGCACCGCGCCGCGTGCGATCCCGTTCAGCAAGCCGCTCAAGCTGGCCATTGCAAAGAGGCGCTCACGGAAAAGGTGCAGTTGGACGATAGGGGCCTTAACGCGCGGCTCAATCGCGGCGAACAGGAGCAGGCTGACTAGGCCCACCACCAGGATAGCCACAGTCACCGACTCCCCCAGCAACGGGAAAGCCACCATCGTCAGGGCCAGCAAGGTACCGGAGAGACCCAGAGCCAGAGTCAGGCCCCCGACCCAATCGATGGGAGTCTGACGAGCCGGGCGCACCGGCTCGCGCAAGCGCCAGATTCCCCAGAGCGTACCGAAGGCTGCCAGAGGCACATTAAAAAGGAACACCCAACGCCAGGACCACTCAGTAAGCAGACCACCGATAATTGGTCCGATCAAGAAGCCGGCAGCTCCGGCGATCTGATTAATTCCCAGGCCCAGGCCGACCTCGCCCTTCCGAAAAGCATCGGTCACAATGGCTGTACTGTTAGTCATCAGCAAGGCGGCCCCGAGGCCCTGAATCAAGCGCCCAGCCACCAGATCGACGCCGTGGAAAGCGGGCTGAGCCAGGCCAGCGACCAGCGAGCCCAAAGCGAAGAGCAGGAAACCACTGTTATAGAGGCGCTTGCGTCCCCAAATATCGGCCAGGCGGCCAACGATGGGCGTCAAGACAGTCAGCACCAGCAAGTACCCCATCAACGTCCACATAATCGTGAAGAAGGAGGCCTGTAGCTCCACCAGGATCGCTGGCAGGGCGATCAGCAGGGCCGAGCCTTGAATAGAGGCCAGCAGCGCCCCCACTGTGGTCACCGAGAGAGCCGTCCAACGATAGCCATCGTCTCGCCCTGCTAGCTGGCTCTCGCCGGCAGCACCGGCCTGCTCGGAGGCATAAGGCGCTTCTGTCAATGGCGTCGAAGAAGACTCCGATGAAGTCTGCATAATAAAACCTTTCTACTCTCCTTTTCAGTGACAGGTGTGGACGATAAGAAGAGGGGAAACAGAGTGTAGAGAGCAAAAGCGTTGGAAACGAAGTAGAGCAGAGCGGAGCGAATAGGCGCCTTCAGCGGCTCGCTCGCTCATCAATCTTCGATGAGGCGACGCAGGGCGGGAAGCGCAGCGACAAGATGCTCGCGCTCAGTCTCGCTCAAGCGTACCAGACGGCGCTCCAGCGAGGCCAGGCGGCCACGGTCATAGAGTTGGACCAGGCGTTGGGCGCGCGCTGTTGGCTTCACCCAGACCGTACGCCAGTCGGCCTCATCGCGACTCCGTTCCAGATAGCCCTGAGCCTGCAAACGTTTCACCATA from Thermogemmatispora onikobensis includes:
- a CDS encoding phosphoribosylanthranilate isomerase; the encoded protein is MEAVSRPRVKICCIGSKEEAQLAISYGADALGLVSHMPSGPGVIAEELITEIAESIPPPIASFLLTSLQDAEAIIEQQRRCRTNTLQLVDRLPPGSHQRLRAALPGIRLVQVIHVRGPEALEEVLEVAPFVHALLLDSGQPNLPVKILGGTGQVHDWKISRRIREAVPIPVFLAGGLSAENVRAAIEEVAPFGIDLCSSVRTEGRLDPHKLERFFAQLERSSF
- a CDS encoding Fur family transcriptional regulator translates to MKETLNANAQAVLEVVRSSHNHPTALEVYEAVRKVRPRIGVASVYRILHSLAQQGLIRELGRSDEACRYDGHIERHDHAICTACGALLDLPVEVRLSEEALRLAALAAGIELHSHEVRLYGLCTACRQRAQAESTED
- a CDS encoding MFS transporter translates to MQTSSESSSTPLTEAPYASEQAGAAGESQLAGRDDGYRWTALSVTTVGALLASIQGSALLIALPAILVELQASFFTIMWTLMGYLLVLTVLTPIVGRLADIWGRKRLYNSGFLLFALGSLVAGLAQPAFHGVDLVAGRLIQGLGAALLMTNSTAIVTDAFRKGEVGLGLGINQIAGAAGFLIGPIIGGLLTEWSWRWVFLFNVPLAAFGTLWGIWRLREPVRPARQTPIDWVGGLTLALGLSGTLLALTMVAFPLLGESVTVAILVVGLVSLLLFAAIEPRVKAPIVQLHLFRERLFAMASLSGLLNGIARGAVLFLLIFFLQGPYGKDPLTAGLMLAPFGAAFMIIGPLSGRLSDHIGSRILTPIGLAVSALGLLGLTTITPTTPFWLLSLYMAMMGGGSGFFVSPNTNAIMSSVPPHQRGAASGLLGMLNNTGQMLSIAIVFPLALKGVPMGAVMQVFIYGGGMGQFPSALATFMHGLHSAFLVSFVLSLVAMLVAALRPSHR